Genomic segment of Amphibacillus xylanus NBRC 15112:
TACCTAATAACGCAATTGCAATAGTAAATGCAACTGTAACTGTTTTGTCGCTCCACCCGATTTGTTCTAAGATTGGATTTTTAAGAACACTATAAGAATATACAGATCCAATTGACAGGTGGATGGCAATAGCAGACAGTGCTATAAGCCAACGATTCTTTTTCATTATGACCTCCGAATAATTACACCCACATGCAATGTATCTATTATAGCAGATTTAACGGAGGAATGAGTGAACGATTTGTGAACTAGCGCACTTTAAATTAAAAAAATGTCTAGTTTCTGAGATTTGAAAATCTGTTGGCTTTTCTCTCTGTATTAAAATGGGAAGTTTACTAGATTTATTATGATTCTAGCTCTGAGTACTCAATTGTAAGGATTTCTTGAGTCCAAATTTCCATTAAGCTAATTTGCCACGTCTTATTTTGTGAATTATAGCGTGTCTCATGTACGGCAAATAGTTCGCTCGGTTTACTGTTAAGTTGTGATAAAACTTTATTTAGTACTTCAGATTCACTAAATTTTGCTCCATTAGGGGAAATGTCTTCTATAATCGTATATTCAACTATAGTAGAACGGCTTGGATACGAGTCTTGAATCTCATCATACCAAATATTCACTTTATCACCATAACTTAGATCGTGTGGCGGGTTAGAAAACCAAACCATGTCATAGTAATTAGATACTCCGCCATTTTTACTTAAATCTACTGGTGTTTCGCTAGCGATTAAAATATTATTTTCAGCAATCTCAACAACATAACCAGTAAGATCTGGATCACGATCTAAACCGCGTTGACAACCAAATAAACTGACAACTAATAATAGGATAAAGGTTGAATAAATAATTCGGCGCAATATACTCATCCCTTTTTTATGTTCTTTACTATACAGACGATTAACAAAGAAAAAAGTTACAAACATTGACAACTAATCTTGTTAAATTTAAACTTGAAAGAGAACCAATTTTATCTAATCTCGTATCAATTATTTACATGATTTATGTGAATGAATTTCATAATGACTTAATTGGCTATAAAACACGAACAATTGGGTTACAGGTGACGCGGTGATTTCCACTCTAGGCGGACGCTTTCGGGCCTACAGGATGTAGGTCATGCAAGCGTCGTCACACGACGTGACGGTTTTAGCTTGCCTTCGTTAAACTCAGCTAATTGATAAAAGCTTTCCAAGCTTTTATCACTGGATCTTCGGACACGATTGTTCCCACTGGAGTCGTCGCCTGCCGTTCTAATCATTTGATTAGGCTTCTTTATTTACGTATGATATTGCATTTTCATTTGTAATTGTTCGTGTTCTTAA
This window contains:
- a CDS encoding DUF3221 domain-containing protein produces the protein MFVTFFFVNRLYSKEHKKGMSILRRIIYSTFILLLVVSLFGCQRGLDRDPDLTGYVVEIAENNILIASETPVDLSKNGGVSNYYDMVWFSNPPHDLSYGDKVNIWYDEIQDSYPSRSTIVEYTIIEDISPNGAKFSESEVLNKVLSQLNSKPSELFAVHETRYNSQNKTWQISLMEIWTQEILTIEYSELES